A stretch of DNA from Doryrhamphus excisus isolate RoL2022-K1 chromosome 6, RoL_Dexc_1.0, whole genome shotgun sequence:
ATGTTAATCTGAGAGGCGCGAACAATGACgtacaaatcaaatcaaactttatttgcaAGTAGGAACAAATAAGAACTGTGTAAGATTGAATAAGATATAACAAGAACGGCTAAAACAAAAATAGATGGACAGTACATAATCACATCTAAAAGCCCTATACTCATCACTTATCAACTGAGGGTTTTTAAATGAGATTTTAAAAACTGATAGCTCCGTGATAGACAGTAGCGCGGGTGCAAGGGCGTTCCAATGCTTGGGGGGCAAAGGCAGCAAAAGAGCAATTCCCCCCATTTTTTGTGCCACCGTAGCATCCCGCTggctgtgcatgcatgcattcatgaGCTAAATTTAGAATACATTATTATGTTACTTCCCTGAACACTGCTCGGCCAGAAGTGGGTTACTGTGCTGTGCTCTCCAGCGTGTGTGTATGCGCGGGTGGAATCACTACAAGATGTTGAGGCAATGCGTGACAAAGTGCATCACATACACattcagagtgtgtgtgtgtgtgtgtgtgtgtgtgtgtgtgtgcgtctgcgTGTGTGTTTACAAGGAAATACAGTGAGAGAGGGTATGTTTTATGGAGGTGAATGAAAGACACAGGCTCACAAATACGGAAGGATATTGCCCCCCCTTCTGGTCATTTTGACCATCACACTTTCAATGTTTGAAATAAAAGAAACAACAGTGTCTTATGACGATTATGATGCTAAGATTGTAATATGTCCTTTATCTTATATTTGGCTACATGAGACCGACAAAGTATAGCTTATAAATGGCACACAATAATAACCATACGGTATTGTTAAATGTATGTCTCTGTttgtgtcaataaaaaaattggTAAATTGGGTACTAATACTAATAGAATTCCTCATGAATGGAGGTGTATTGAACCATATTACTGCATGATGATTTTCCAGGGTAAATCAAAACATGCACAATCTCTGTACgtaatgatgcattttcaacaaacttttttttcttcattttcaggTTCTACATAGAGAGTATATCATACTTGAAGGACAATGCCACTATCGAGCTGTTTTTTCTCAATGCCAAGTCCATCATCTACAAGGTAAACCACCACGATGACTGTTGGGGATACACAGTTCAACTGACAAATAGTGTGCTGTTTTCATTCCAAATGAGTAGTTTCCCCTCTGGATAATTGACGAGATTAGATTTGTGAAGTCCTGATACATTCTATTAGGCTGACTTTAGCAAtagaaatcaaaacaaaaatagcagcGAATATGAATCAGCTGTTACCAACCATATTTAGTTGAGCAAGTAACGACTGATTTTTACCACTTATGGCCATCTGCTCTATGTGGCACAACAGATGCTGCTTATTGGAAGAACTGAGTGACGAGAAGGTTTTTGTTGCATCCAGAAGGGGGCACACATGACCCAAAATGATGTCTCAATTCCCTATGTATTGAGATTTATTTTCTAGCATGAATGAAACATCTGTGTTTTAATACTCACTCATAGCGAATATATTCTATTGATCATATTCCAAATGAGAAGAACAGTGATAAATGCCAATCAACAGATCCTACAACACATACATGTTAATTTAAGTTTTGCAGTGTTTGAAGGGGGGACACAATGGGTGTTACTCATTGTCTCGTGTTTCATCTCAGCTGTCTGATCTCACCAAACCAATTAAGAGGTAGATTGTCAGGAGAACATTCCTGGCATACTTGACCCACTATTCATTTCTCAACCACCCCTCCACCTTTTATATACATTCAATAATGTAAACCTCAGGGGAAAGAAACACTTATTGCTTGACCAATTTACCGATTTAAAGTTAAGtcatcctggaaaaaaaaaacaaatatgcaatCAGAAATAAGTTATGAATAATACATTTCCAGATCGTCCGTGTCTCCCCGTTACCACAAAATCCTCTCCCTCCCCAACCCATGCCCTAATCTCCTAGCTCCATCCACATGAGGAGGTCATGAAATCTGAGAAGGCAAAGAAGAACTAAACAGAGGAGCATTTGTCTGCAGATGAAAAAGCATTACCAACCAATCTTGGGGCAAGCTATGAACATCAGAGAACATCTCTACGGTCCACGCCCAATCTCGTCAATGAATCTCACACACAACTCACATTTTAGTCatcaaaaagtcacatttagcTCGTTActtcatcatgaaaaaaaaacgcgtCTCAACAAAATAATTCCGTCATTGTCACCATTGACGAAAACAACACTGGTGTTATTTCCTTCACCTGGTCCTCCATGTTTCTCCTACTCATGTTTCTCTTTTCTTATTGTAGGAGCTCATTGAAGTGGACAGCGAAGTTGTCTTTGAACTGGCTTCCTATATTCTCCAAGTAAGCTTTTAACCTCCCCACACACACTTGATCCAAGGAAGTAGCCACGAGTGTTTGATTGTAATTGACAGGGATCAAACTCTTATTATGTAATGCACTCATCCGTCTGTCAGTGATCGTGTAAAGATGCATCCAAGTTTAAGTCCTTAAAAGCCTCAACTGTCTGTTGGCTCCCATCTAAATTCTTGGCTTCCCTCAGCTTCTTCTAATGTAACCcagcagcagaagcagctgGGTGACGCTTTTAGTTCACAGACACTTTATGGCATATGTGagtggcttgtgtgtgtgtgtgcgcacaggTGCAAAGGTGTTTATCTTCTTCTTTAAGCTTTCAAGGATGATCATTCCGTGTTTCTCTGTGATTGCAGCAGGGAGTTTTTCATGTTTGCAGTCACTACTGCGTTTTATCATGGATGCTTTGTGCTCACCTATTCGTATATCTGCTTTGTTCCACAGGAGGCTAAAGGTGATTTCACCAGGTAAGATAACTTCCTTTGGCCGTCTTGTCGATTCGGTCACTGATTCACTGTGATGGCTTTTAATCAATAAACAAGTTAGACTCAGCTCACCCGCCACAAACAGTGATAGTCATTCCTTCGTCATTATAGCTTATTTAACATGTTAAAGAGTCCTGCTGCTCATATAGGTTAGATAAGAGAAATTAATTACGTGCATATGAAATTTTCAATCCATCAAAAAAAACAGCCGGTTTCCCATGTGGACTGGGCCTTGGACAATGTAGGTCATTCCTACACAGTCATTCGAGAAGGGGGGGACTTTTTGTTTACTAGTGATGCCCCACATGTGGCTTTCCGTGAAGTACGACCGACTGCAGCAGCCTCTACCTCTGACCTCGTTTCCTCAAACCAAATATCCTACACACTCGGCTCGGAATGTGACAAACTCTAGTGACATTCCTTTCACCCTCCTCCCTACTTTTTCCTTACCCCTCCACCCACATGCACCCTATAGACCCCTCCTCCTCAATGCTATATGCAACTTTTCCTAGTAACTCTACTCTGCTGGTTGTCAGCTTTCAATACAAGTACAATGGCACTATATGAAGCATATAGAATGTGAGTcgatattaaaattatatatataaaataatgctGTGCCACCTCTGTGAGGCAGTTACATTCACACGGTAAAGAACAGCCGTGTAGACATTTGCTGGGAGCTCTTTAAGGCCTGGCGCTCCCAGGGCTTTCCCCAATCCTCTGGGGCTTGGCAGATAGGCTCCTGGATATGAGCAAGCTTCCATGACCGCTTGCCAACAGCGATCTGAAAACGCCGTCTCGGACCAAATCTCTTTGGCTCCCTGCCTCCTTTactctttgtgtttttgttttttctcttccaTGTCTGCTCCTTTtgctttttaatttttctgtaataaGCTTCAAgatttttctttgtcttcctgTTACTTGATTCTTGCCTGTCTCCAACTGTCTCAGTTACTTGACTTAATGTAGTGCTTACAAATATTCAGTGTTACTGCTCTTTGAACCATCTTCTCAACCAAACAGTGATGTACTCGAGTTCTTAGCAGGCCTTGTGGTCTTTCTTTCCTAGTAATGATGCAACCAGGTCTGACCTGAAAAAGCTGCCTGCTCTGCCCACCCAGGCCCTCAAAGAGCACCCATCCCTGGCCTACTGGTGAGCGACTAACCACATCTCCTCATTGACCTCTCTTGTCATCTTTTTATCatatctttttttctctcacagTGAGGAGCGGGTCATTGAACACTACAAAAAGCTCAACGGGCAGTCCAGAGGGCAAGCCATTGTAAAGTGAGTGCTAGCGTGTCTCCACCACTTTTACCAGGATTACTACGTTCTGTAAAAGTCTCACACGTGTTGTCTGTCTCCTCCTCACAGCTACATGAGCATTGTGGAGTCCCTGCCCACATATGGAGTACATTACTATGCTGTAAAGGTACAGTTTTACTACTCTGCCTTCTTTTCTCCCCTGCTTTTCACCAcatatgttgtttttcattCTGGACTTGCAAGTAGGCAGTTTGGGACTTTGGGAGTCATAATGGTGCCCAAGGCTTTTTGCTGCCGTTACTTCTGATGATGTCAAACCATCCCCATGCTCATaagtgatgttttgttttgttttaggaTAAACAGGGAATCCCCTGGTGGCTGGGCCTGAGCTATAAAGGCATCTTTCAGTATGACCATCAGGACAAAGTTAAGCCCAGGAAGGTAAGATGACCCTCAGAGCCACAACTGTCCTTATCGGCAATAAAATGTAGATggtgagaaaaatgtttttatgctgAAAACTCCTGTGGCTGAGGGTGTTTATTATGTTCGTCTAATAGGGGTGAAGTGTTTACTCCaagtaggcctttttttgtgcGTCTGCATCTCTTTTTGTGGAAAATGTGGGCATCTATTGAGTGTTCGTTTGTTCAAATAGACTACACACCCTGCACCGAGTCACAGAGTGTATTACTCTTCTAAAACCAGACCCAAGTCAATGGGACAGCGTGGTTACATTTGTGTTGCTCTGTGTGCTgtgttgctattttttttttttttaaagaaaaagaagacaatTCAAGCCACAAACACTTGAATGGGCAAAGAAATCAGCATATGTCATGAATAatttcataaaacaaaacaatgcgACAGAATCATCACTGTTTGAAAAGTACCAATAGAGTGGCAAAACCAAAACCTGCTGAAACATCTAAACAAGCAGCTTCCTTGTACTCTTCCAGTAGCAAACATATGTACAATTTCATATTTACAGTAACCACTGAAATCTTGCTTTTACTGTGATGCCAATCCATGCAGACATCGTAGATGCAGAGAAGTGTTATTTTGCATATGTCTTTGTCTAGCAAGCCTCTCAAGCCCAGAGGCCACTGTTAGAAGAGTGATTTTATTGTGCTTTACCCCCTTCCTCATTTCAAATATGTTCCTTTGTTGGTAATCTCTTGGCCTTCCTGTGACTAAATAGCCACTATTCAGTTTTAATCCCTTAGAGAACACATGACCATGCTTGACAAATTCTAGTGTCTGGAGATGTTTAGCATCCTGTACTCTTTCCTGCCTCACCTTTTGCTCCTTGTGGTTTATGGGGCTTTGATTGCTGGCATTCAGCCTCATCTGACAGAGTGTTAATAGGTTTAACATAATGAACAGCCACCAGCACACTCTGAGGCCCATAAACATCCAAACACTCTCACAGGAACTGGACTGAGCAATGGACTTGCCATCCTGATGAATACTGTACATCCTGTCTACTGCCACTTTCCTGTTTGACTCTTAGTCTGACACAGTTGTCATCTAGGCAAGTCATTATTACTTTATGAACTAAGTAAGGTTGAAGTTGTAGTTTTAGGAAGTtacaattgtttttaaaaagttcaTTGTAGGTTAAATCAAAATTGACTTTCAGCATATCACTTGTTATAGCTTTacagaatgaataataacagttttccaagaaaatgtcaacaggaaacaggaaggagATGGGCTTTTAACCAGCAAAGGAGAGCAGAAGCAGTATAGAACATTTGTACCCTGGTGACTTGTCAAGCATtacagttaccatagcaactcCCAGTACGAGGCGCTGGTCTGTTAAGCATCAGCGCTGACCTCCACTCTACCCCCTTTTTCTCACATATATCGGGGTCTTCCAGTGAAACTAATTTTCCCATAGGAACTTATGTTAATCTAATTACTCAGATTGGGGGGGTCAAACTGTCATCATCATAACAATTTAATTCACTGTACAGCCAAGTACCGatttgtaaaaagaagttaacctcGCATCTATTGTAACAAttcaatgtattattttaataattattttaaaaattcttaaaaagaAATATGCTTTTTATTCAACAGCAACAAAATGTTAAAGAAACAGTCTTGTCAAAATGGATGTTTCATTGTAGTCTAAAGACTTTGACTCATACAGTGTAACCCCAGACTGACTAAATTCCATTGACCAAACTTTGGAATTAGTCAGAGAAAAGAAGCTGTGGGTGTGTGAAGTCTTTTCCCcaataaaatgtactaaaataggGAAAGAGCAGTTTCTATATTGGCCAGTCAATCCAACGCCAGTAACCACCAACTCACCCTGACATCACTTATTTGCTGATTCAGTTCGGCAAATACAGAATACTCACAAGCTATTTTGGGCCCAATTTACTGTCTTTTCCCACAGTTAAAATGAAGCCTGTTTTAAATTATCATTAATATGTTTACTAAGTGACTGTAGTTGTGCTGCATAATTGGCTCATGGTGGGTTTCATTACTTTTCTTTTTATGGTTAAGATCCTGTTGTTATTTGGGGATGTTTAAACTTTACTGCCTCAGCTTACCACAACCACACATAATACACACAGCACCTGAAGCTCACAATACAGGATATCCTTATTCATAATTAAGATAGACATGTCTTTCGAGTGGCTGacttaattacatttttctgcAGATCGAGTACCCACCCACTCGCTTGAGTAAAAAGACACATAACAGCCGGTtcctattatttttttccagatatgTCATCCCTCCAAAATGGTACCGTCCCATACAAACAACAGGAAGAGTGTATAGGCTTTGCCTTGACAACGGGTGGATGTGGTTTACACACCAGAACCTTCCGACCCACATGGACATAACATTGTCTTTCAGTTCTCAGGTCCATTTCTAGAAGTGAACAATCCTGCTGCCATGCTGCAGCCCAGGCTATTTAAAAACTATTCTTCTGGTAATCTCGGGAGAGCCCATTATACTAAAGAAAGGCCTTTATACTCTATCAGATCTGACCTTTTCAGCTCAAACAATACTATGCGTATGTCACACACGTGGGTCTGGGTTCAGGTTAGGAGCATAATTAGCGGTTGCAGTCTCtgcatgtgcatgtttgtgCCATTATGATTGCATTTCAGTGTTTAGAGGTTACAGGATTTATAGCATACATGTGCACAACTCTCAGCCTTCAAAGACTGGCTTTGGCCGACTTGTTAAGAACACATCTGTCAGCATGAACTGCAAACATCCCGTGCCTGAACACAATTATAAATGTCTCTTATCTCCATAACTATATGcagccaacacacacactatcTGCCCCACCTGCTATATTTAGCACCATGCTACATTAGAAGACTTCACACTCCATTGAGAGTGCACGCCACAGCAAGATTTGATAAGAGAGCACATGTTCCTTCTCCGAGGCATCCACACTCATGCacagcacacatacagtacgttAGGCTGTGTTTATGTCATCCTTATCACAATGTACCCTTACTCATTTTCCCATTTCCTctctgtctgtccgtccattGTTTTCCCAGGCTGTTAAAATTCCTGGACTGTgactttttcctccatttgcCTTCTTTTGCTGCCATATCCTGGCAACACTGGATCTTGAACATTGTTTACATCTTTTTTTAGCCTGACTTTTGTGCATTACTTGTTTGGGAAGTGTCAGCAGCAATGTACCAGTACAGCTtggcttctctctctctgtctgtttctctctctctctctctcgctccctctAACGAGAAACAGACTCAGatggtgtgtgtttatgtgtgtgctgAGCTCTGATCAAACAAAGCAAGGGTACTTCAATTGTAGGAGGGGTAGGGGGGCACAGAAAGCTTCATCACTCCTCCCCTGGACTcgctttgcacacacacacacacagacacacgcagTATTCCCAACCACAGGGCAGGAAGCACAGTCCCTAAGGGATGGAGGAGGGGTCAGACTTAAAGGCCCCCCCTCCTTCCAGTGAAGTTACTGGAGAAGAGGAAACTTTACACACTTTCACTCTGACAGGCCTACAGATGCTTTGGAAGTCAACATGCTCTACAAGGCCTTAATGCATATGCTGAAGAATACATCTTTGTAATAAAGCGGACGGATCTCCCGTGGACAGGACTATCCGCTCCTTACTGGTGCTCCAGCATCGTTTCCCTCCACTTTGTGAGCTTATTCCTTTTAATGCTCCTCATCTGCTCGAACTTGCAAAGAAAAGGATTTGTCTCAAAGCTCTGTGGATATATCGTGCggggtggggttttttttttttgacgagcTGTATTTTTGTTCTTCAAACCTCAGGTGTTCCAATGGCGTCAACTGGAAAACCTCTACTTCAGAGAGAAGAAGTTCTCTGTGGAAGTTCATGACCCCAGGAGGTAAATTTATGACACAAACCGGTCAATTTAATGCAATTTAACTGATTGAACATGCTGTTGGATTTTTTGGACAGGGATCATGTTTCTCATTTCCTCTAGCCTTTAATGTTCCTTATTATATAACAGTGCAATTCCGCCTTTTAGTGCTCTTTTATATAGGAATTCTGCTAAATTGTTAAATGAAAGCCATAACAGTAAATGCGGTTGTTGCAACTTtgtgcactttcacacagcaacatgcCATCCCACAATCAGATAATTAGATGTGTGATGACATTAATCTGTCATGTTCCTTTGTCTAAATGAACCTATGAGGCCCCAGAAGGAATTAAtaattcacacaaacacacatgtaaAAAAACTCTCAATTTTGGCCCCCAAATGGGCTCACATTTGTATGATGGGGCTGTTTTGCAGTAAAAGTGACttcaactgtatttatttaaccTGTCTCCATATGTGGAGTGTAACCGGGCAGGAAAAGCAGTCAGACAGGGTGAAACAGCGAGCAGCGGTGTTTTCTTTGAAAGGAGCTGTCATTAGTGTGAGCTGGTCATGAGTGTGTGTTTAAATAAGGATGAGCAAACAAGGCATCATCGTGTGTGGCTGTGCAGAAATAAGCACCAGCCTCCAATACGTGCCTTTCCTCTCCACTTTATTGCCGGTAAAGTGGTGCTCTAATAGTTGGAGAACTGGGAGTGTTTCTACTGTTGTAAATGCGTTTGCCATGCCTTTGTTGCATTCAGTGTGTATAAAGAGGCCTTGTGTCCGCTTCTACTGTAGGGCGTCTGTAACACGGAGGACGTTTGGTCATAGTGGCATCGCTGTACACACTTGGTATGCCTGTCCAGCCCTCATCAAGTCCATATGGGCCATGGCCATAAGCCAGCACCAGTTCTATCTGGACCGCAAGCAGAGCAAGGTCAGTCATCAAACCCTCCCCCTCGTATGTGTATACTAGACCACACACACCATTAGAAGTGATGGTTGAGATGCAAGCTCTTAATGACATCCTCTCGCTTCTGCGTGTGTGTCCAGTCAAAGATCCATGCAGCACGCAGTCTGAGTGAGATCGCCATCGACCTCACTGAAACCGGAACGCTGAAAACCTCCAAATTGGCCAACATGGGCAGCAAAGGCAAGATAATAAGCGGGAGCAGTGGCAGTCTACTCTCCTCAGGTCAGTATACAAATATTATCTGGGGTGTTAAAAAGCAAGAGACAGGAAGAGAGAAAGACTGATATGTGAGTGCATTTTTGTGTGGCAGTATTGGTGTAGGGCGTTGGTTGACAACTGGATGGATAAAAACAGCTGTTGACGCTGTCAATTGCGCATGCGGAATGTTCTCACAGACACTATATCCACATCACATCCTGTGCCTTTCTGTATGTGTAACTACCAGCTCTTCCTCGCCCTCCATGTAGCATCCTCCAGAGTCCCCGGCCTCTAAATTTAGGATTTGTGGGAATGAAAAGTTCAGGAGGTCAAAAGGCAGATTTTGAATGGCATTTTAAAACAATGTTGATGTATGCTATACAAGTtatgtgagtgacaggatgATTGGAGAGGACTGTAAAACCTCTTTAACCAGTTGGTTGAAAGTAATAATGGTTActattatgtatttaatttctTACCTTACATACAATGAGCAATGACGGGTTGCCTTCAAAGACGCCACATCATTTTAAGTAGAATACACgttttgagtgtattttctgggatttccaaaCATACTGAAATGCAATGGAAATTGTACTTCTGCAGTTACAAAGTGATTGATAAATAGTAGTTGCATTGCTGCACTGAgacttttgttctttttagttAACTATTTCAATTTAACCACCATTATGACCCCCAAGGTAGTGAGACAGACTCATTTGATGGCAGCGTGTAAAAGTTTAATGAGACATTTTAAGTCTCCATGTGGAGATATCAACACTGGTTGCATGGCCAGTCTAAGCTGCTGAAATGCAGCGTTGATGACTATGGATAAAGATGGTATCATTGAACATGTGGAAGGATCTGCGCCTATGAAACGGACAGGGATAACAACATACTGTAAGCAGTGGAGTGTTTTCATTATTGAGACTTATCGAGACTTCTAATAAGACTGTCACATCTTGTAAGACTAAATTCTACATTATCTGGCAGTTCTGAATTAAAgcaatatgtttttcttttcacaTGACAATTCTGCTACAACTTTCACAGCAGGTGAGTCTTGTGTTGTTCTTCCCTAAGGTCAATGTGAGAGCAACGGTGTGTGTACAGTTTGTCTTTAATTTAAAGGAGTGTTCCAAACAAGACTGGCACCAACTCAGAGCCTCTGGGATTGTGCGTCACCAACTTTGTCCTCCACCGCTCCCCCTTTCCTTGAAACAAACAGCTTTGTTATCAAAATGTTCCATTCACTTCCCTATAAACATCCTGCAAGGCTTGTGCAGGTGCATGAACAATCTgcccttctttttttccttagcaGCCTGCCTCCAAAAGGCCAAGACCCCCACAACTGCAAACACTAACATGCCTCTGACTTCTGCTCTGACTTCTGTGCCCTTTACTCCCTGCAGGCTCTCAGGAATCAGACAGCTCCCAAACAGCCAAGAAGGATATGCTGGCAGCACTGAGGGCCCGGCAGGAAGCTCTGGAGGAAACACTGCGGCAACGGCTAGAAGAACTCAAGAGCATCTGCATCAGAGAAGCTGTATGAGAAAACACAAGATAGAAATTCAACCATGTCACTTTTTAAGATATTGTTATCTAACCTGTCGTTTCATTTGCAGGAACTGACAGGAAAGCTTCCTAAGGAATATCCTCTAGATCCGGGAGAGGAACCTCCTACAGTGAGGCGGAAGATCGGTACCGCCTTCAAGCTGGATGAGCAGAAAATTCTTCGTAAGGGAGAGGTGAAGCTCAAGCTCatttaattaaacattaaaagtaatgttaagcTGATCCATCCCATTGAGTGAGCAACCAAATGAAGCATGATGAACCTAGTTGTGCCACATCTGTCTTCTACCACATGTTATGTGCCATGGTTACATTTTATTCTGAGCAGCGGCACTTCTAAAAATAGTCTGGCAGGGTTCTCTCTGCAGGAAGTAGTTGTTTTTGTACGCTTTTGTATATGCATGGGTTTCTGTATGCTTTGAAAATAATCCAGGGACTCTTATCACAAACCTGACCGACCAGCCAGCATAAAATGATAATGTTAGTAAGAGAGATTCCTTAAGACTGAGGTAGTCCACTCAGATGTCAGTGCAACTCTAAAAGTCATCGGTatgaacacatacaacacaaggCCAACTGTAAATATGTAGTACTGTGAGGAAATCACAGTATGCCCCCTTATCAATGAATACTTCTAAATATACTTGAACCAGGATTGAAATGTTTTCACTTGGTGATCCCAGCTTGACAAATCCCAGAGTAAGTCTTGAGAAAGAGGGGGTTTACGTATATGGACACACGTATGTTATTATTGGAGGGATGGAGTGTTTCTATAGAGACTATTCCTTGGTGAGAAAATCTACTGCAACAAAGATAcattgtttctgtaatgtgctTTCTCTGGCAATCTGTGTGCATACGTATGTGTGTCCACCCAAATAGAAAACATAGGAGACTTACAGTGTCTGCAAAGTAATCCTTGTTGTTTTTGGACTGCACGTCTGTAACTTGATAAAGCGAGTTCTCTATGATTGTGTTGTTGTCGAGACTGTTTGCTCATATTTGCATACGTTTGTTTGTCCTAGGAAGAGGAGCTAGAGCGTTTGGAGCGGGAATTTGCCATTCAGTCCCAGATTACTGAAGCAGCCAGGCGGCTTGCCAGTGATCCTCACGTGAGCAGCAAGAAGCTGAAGAAGCAGAGGAAGACGTCCTATCTGAACGCACTGAAGAAACTTCAGGAAATTGAGAACTCTATCAATGAATACCGGGTTCGCTCTGGCAAAAAGCCAACGCAGAGGGCATCGCTTATAATAGAAGGTAACCAGTATGCATATATCAGTGACTTGAATAGATACCATAGATACCTCAAGCCACCCTAGTACCATGAGCTGCAAATGATGTTTTTACCACAATACAATGCATGCAGAgaagacatggcatctgtaaagctgtttAAAGTTTATGGTCGGGTTTATATAgtaattgtttttgtatttaatgtagCATTCTGGAGCAGAAGctacaaaatatttcaactttggcTCAGAAGAATTAAGAGATTGCAAGGAATAGATTTAGCCTTGATTAATTCCAACCCAGTATTGTCCTACCGGTATTTTATGCAGTTGAGACAAATGATTAACCCCAGGCCAATTAATGAGagaatgtttttgtttcaatgcACTGTGCTGTTAATCTTTTGCTTTAAGTTTAAGTCGTACAATCATCACAACTTCTAATGACATTGCCATTTGACATTGTtccaatgtatttatgtatttttaacccCACTTTTATTTCTGTAGAGGCCAACATTGGCTCAGAAGACAGTTCACTGTCTGACGCTTTGGTCCTGGATGATGATGATCCTCAAGTTACCGGTACCCCCAACTTCTCCCCAATTGCATCACCCCACAAAGGCCTTCCTCCACGGCCGCCATCTCACAGTCGTCCCCCACCGCCACAGTCCCTGGATGGGCTGCGGCACCTGCACTACGCACGCACAGATTACGATAAATCGCCAATTAAACCTAAAATGTGGAGCGAATCGTCATTGGATGAGCCTTATGAAAAAGTCAAGAAGCGCTCCTCTCACTCCAGGTACGACTCTGTTTACTAGTGTATGTATTTTGTTAAATGCAGACCAAGACACTCCCCATAAGGAGGtgtaaaaaattttttgttttgttttttgggctgATTGTTCAGTCACAGACGATTTCCAAGCTCTGGCAGCACAGAAGCAGGAGGTAGTAACTCTCTGCAGAGCAGCCCCATCAGGAGCCTCCCTCAATGGAACTCTCAGTCCAGTATGCCGTCCACCCCGGACTTAAGAACCAGGACACCACACTATGTACATTCCACTAGGTTAGTCCTCTTACTCAGGTGATGGAACCTTTGTCAAAAGCTGTCTTTCTGCACTTTAGATCTTTGTATCAATTGTATTTCTGGATTCTCCAGGTCAGTGGACATCAGTC
This window harbors:
- the frmd4a gene encoding FERM domain-containing protein 4A isoform X14, whose protein sequence is MSSELKVDSIGACSFLFAMHSVSCCGSQSSVVLDVLWIMRTVGFDEGCWGNTSDCLGMLQLKMTEGRRCQVHLLDDRKLELLVQPKLMAKDLLDLVASHFNLKEKEYFGIAYTDETGHFSWLQLDRRVLEHEFPKKSGPIVLYFCVRFYIESISYLKDNATIELFFLNAKSIIYKELIEVDSEVVFELASYILQEAKGDFTSNDATRSDLKKLPALPTQALKEHPSLAYCEERVIEHYKKLNGQSRGQAIVNYMSIVESLPTYGVHYYAVKDKQGIPWWLGLSYKGIFQYDHQDKVKPRKVFQWRQLENLYFREKKFSVEVHDPRRASVTRRTFGHSGIAVHTWYACPALIKSIWAMAISQHQFYLDRKQSKSKIHAARSLSEIAIDLTETGTLKTSKLANMGSKGKIISGSSGSLLSSGSQESDSSQTAKKDMLAALRARQEALEETLRQRLEELKSICIREAELTGKLPKEYPLDPGEEPPTVRRKIGTAFKLDEQKILRKGEEEELERLEREFAIQSQITEAARRLASDPHVSSKKLKKQRKTSYLNALKKLQEIENSINEYRVRSGKKPTQRASLIIEEANIGSEDSSLSDALVLDDDDPQVTGTPNFSPIASPHKGLPPRPPSHSRPPPPQSLDGLRHLHYARTDYDKSPIKPKMWSESSLDEPYEKVKKRSSHSSHRRFPSSGSTEAGGSNSLQSSPIRSLPQWNSQSSMPSTPDLRTRTPHYVHSTRSVDISPTRLHSLAQHFRNRSSSLESQGKLLTSNTDTHPHALGTLGSPDFFLGPGRSSNGSDPLDDCSSCTSQSSSEHFYPSGGPLAPSTNPNYSTLGEDSPSKARQRQRQRHRSAGHLGSSNSGSMPNLAAKNGSVGGSGGGGVGGGHHGVYLHSQSQPSSQYRIKEYPLYVEGSPNPVVVRSLESDQEGHYSVKAQFKTSSSYTAGGLYKEAWGGEEGGEGSGRLTPSRSQIVRTPSLGREGSGGGGGRAAVSEELRCWYQRSSGSLKERNHSHSGSTSSETGSQQGTLGHGRVSRVGTLAKGSPVVSPHSQRSMTPSSEQAATPTPPCSPQHILNWQSGGTADSSPTEDVCQSPLQHGSGV
- the frmd4a gene encoding FERM domain-containing protein 4A isoform X2 translates to MSSELKVDSIGACSFLFAMHSVSCCGSQSSVVLDVLWIMRTVGFDEGCWGNTSDCLGMLQLKMTEGRRCQVHLLDDRKLELLVQPKLMAKDLLDLVASHFNLKEKEYFGIAYTDETGHFSWLQLDRRVLEHEFPKKSGPIVLYFCVRFYIESISYLKDNATIELFFLNAKSIIYKELIEVDSEVVFELASYILQEAKGDFTSNDATRSDLKKLPALPTQALKEHPSLAYCEERVIEHYKKLNGQSRGQAIVNYMSIVESLPTYGVHYYAVKDKQGIPWWLGLSYKGIFQYDHQDKVKPRKVFQWRQLENLYFREKKFSVEVHDPRRASVTRRTFGHSGIAVHTWYACPALIKSIWAMAISQHQFYLDRKQSKSKIHAARSLSEIAIDLTETGTLKTSKLANMGSKGKIISGSSGSLLSSGSQESDSSQTAKKDMLAALRARQEALEETLRQRLEELKSICIREAELTGKLPKEYPLDPGEEPPTVRRKIGTAFKLDEQKILRKGEEEELERLEREFAIQSQITEAARRLASDPHVSSKKLKKQRKTSYLNALKKLQEIENSINEYRVRSGKKPTQRASLIIEEANIGSEDSSLSDALVLDDDDPQVTGTPNFSPIASPHKGLPPRPPSHSRPPPPQSLDGLRHLHYARTDYDKSPIKPKMWSESSLDEPYEKVKKRSSHSSHRRFPSSGSTEAGGSNSLQSSPIRSLPQWNSQSSMPSTPDLRTRTPHYVHSTRSVDISPTRLHSLAQHFRNRSSSLESQGKLLTSNTDTHPHALGTLGSPDFFLGPGRSSNGSDPLDDCSSCTSQSSSEHFYPSGGPLAPSTNPNYSTLGEDSPSKARQRQRQRHRSAGHLGSSNSGSMPNLAAKNGSVGGSGGGGVGGGHHGVYLHSQSQPSSQYRIKEYPLYVEGSPNPVVVRSLESDQEGHYSVKAQFKTSSSYTAGGLYKEAWGGEEGGEGSGRLTPSRSQIVRTPSLGREGSGGGGGRAAVSEELRCWYQRSSGSLKERNHSHSGSTSSETGSQQGTLGHGRVSRVGTLAKGSPVVSPHSQRSMTPSSEQAATPTPPCSPQHILNWQSGSFSDSCFLSSPSCSELADVQWYRRDKAKPGTLV